A portion of the Vicia villosa cultivar HV-30 ecotype Madison, WI unplaced genomic scaffold, Vvil1.0 ctg.000236F_1_1_3, whole genome shotgun sequence genome contains these proteins:
- the LOC131625780 gene encoding B3 domain-containing protein Os07g0679700-like yields MLNLKSHNLPNPALATDSETNVCMASPTQITRQSPIKRRRKSISPRNLPKITDQELQQLSGDLNSTIVPLFEKTLTASDVGRLGRMVLPKPCVEAYFPPISEPGGIYLHIEDVKGKKLMFRFRFWPNNSSRIYVLEGVHPWIQSMQLQAGDFVTFSRMDPGEILIIGFRKTSNLFTQVHEFTLSKGMKREGMHPPQELVPEKKQRTCDIGSKSKRLVIDNQDAFMLKLSWKEAQGFLHPSPTVNSNIVVIEDHVFEEYEEPPIISKRGIFINGMNEKWIQCDKCSEWRKLGSVENLWEQRRCSCSVPMS; encoded by the exons ATGTTAAACCTAAAGTCTCACAATCTCCCTAACCCAGCTCTTGCTACAGATTCAGAAACAAATGTGTGCATGGCATCACCAACTCAGATTACAAGACAATCACCTATAAAACGACGACGGAAGAGCATATCTCCACGTAATTTACCTAAGATTACTGATCAAGAATTACAGCAATTATCTGGAGA TTTAAATTCCACCATTGTGCCGCTGTTTGAGAAGACATTGACAGCGAGTGATGTTGGTCGACTCGGTCGCATGGTTCTTCCGAAACCATGCGTTGAA GCATATTTTCCTCCGATTTCTGAACCGGGGGGCATTTATTTACATATTGAAGATGTGAAAGGGAAGAAACTGATGTTTAGATTTAGATTTTGGCCAAATAATAGCAGCAGGATATATGTTTTAGAAGGTGTACATCCTTGGATTCAGTCTATGCAATTGCAAGCTGgagatttcgtcacatttagcCGGATGGACCCCGGGGAGATACTAATAATTGGGTTTCGAAAGACATCAAATTTGTTTACGCAG GTGCATGAATTTACTTTGTCTAAAGGCATGAAAAGAGAGGGAATGCATCCGCCACAAGAGCTAGTTCCTGAGAAGAAACAAAGAACATGTGACATTGGTTCAAAAAGTAAGAGGCTGGTTATTGATAACCAAGATGCATTCATGTTGAAGCTTAGTTGGAAAGAGGCTCAAGGTTTTCTTCATCCATCACCAACAGTTAACTCGAACATTGTGGTGATTGAGGATCATGTTTTTGAAGAATATGAA GAACCTCCTATCATTTCAAAGAGAGGAATATTCATAAACGG GATGAATGAGAAATGGATACAGTGTGACAAGTGCTCAGAATGGAGGAAGTTGGGATCTGTGGAGAATTTATGGGAACAGAGAAG GTGCTCATGTTCTGTTCCTATGAGTTGA
- the LOC131625800 gene encoding probable serine/threonine-protein kinase PBL18 → MGCFTVKKSKKKKSDQFAYVKRVSRNNHAPSVLPEPQTLTRSLQSAPPSFRTRVKPIQHVNKVANNRARALSAPSILDAADQDDLASIEYEEQEESRYRGGVRGGSMKEQRSASPQPLPLPSPQGGCTLKANNSFKTGTASGPLNASGPLPLPPTGSLRNFPYEEVAAACQNFSPDRCMSECLSSTIYKAYFGDDPSNSKKFEATVTRLHPSSQGLKEFINEVNTLATLQHPNLCKLLGFHARDSSEHRMLVYERLYHGSLDRLLYGRSDGPSIDWNTRMKIAMCAAKGLTFLHEEGPFQAMYNEFSTANIQIDKDFSAKLSGYGFVGHIPEEEIPSSSSAVGNLSMETLEKGMLTPKSNVWSFGIFLLELLTGRKNLDGHHPKEERNLVKWSRPFLADNCRLSLIMDPQLKGRFPSKAARTIADIAQRCLQKEPSDRPTMRTVVEHLKTIQDLKYSCRFSLQEPAPLSGKEMFRSPSLNGIICPAPRLSYSPSRPSIAPLAVSPPRWSGVPVPLPRACSTLSLEELERQESRKSSSSASRRVSVEGFLLSI, encoded by the exons ATGGGGTGTTTCACTGTAAAGAAGAGCAAGAAGAAGAAGTCTGATCAGTTTGCTTATGTGAAACGCGTAAGCCGTAACAACCATGCACCTTCAGTGCTTCCTGAACCTCAAACTCTTACTCGATCACTTCAGTCTGCACCTCCTAGTTTTAGGACCAGAGTGAAACCCATTCAACATGTTAATAAAGTTGCTAACAATAGAGCACGGGCATTATCTGCTCCGTCAATTCTTGATGCAGCAGATCAAGATGATTTGGCCTCCATTGAGTATGAGGAACAAGAAGAGTCGAGATACCGAGGAGGAGTACGAGGAGGATCAATGAAGGAACAACGTTCTGCTAGTCCACAACCTTTACCTCTTCCATCTCCGCAGGGAGGTTGTACACTGAAAGCTAATAACAGCTTTAAGACGGGAACTGCTAGTGGTCCTCTAAATGCATCTGGACCTTTGCCGCTTCCACCTACTGGTTCACTTCGAAACTTTCCGTATGAGGAAGTTGCTGCTGCTTGCCAAAATTTCTCTCCTGATCGATGCATGTCTGAATGTCTTTCATCCACCATATACAAAGCTTACTTCGGTGACGATCCTTcaaattcaaagaaatttgaagcCACTGTCACACGTCTTCACCCATCATCTCAG GGCTTGAAGGAATTCATAAACGAGGTCAATACTCTCGCAACTTTGCAACATCCAAACCTATGTAAATTACTAGGTTTTCACGCGCGTGATAGTTCAGAACATAGAATGTTGGTCTATGAAAGGCTATACCATGGAAGCTTGGACCGCCTACTGTATGGTAGATCTGATGGACCATCAATTGATTGGAATACAAGAATGAAAATTGCAATGTGTGCTGCAAAGGGTCTTACTTTCTTGCATGAAGAAGGGCCTTTTCAG GCAATGTATAATGAATTTTCAACAGCCAACATACAGATTGACAAAGATTTCAGTGCTAAGCTTTCCGGGTATGGTTTTGTTGGACATATTCCTGAGGAAGAAATTCCAAGCAGCTCATCT GCTGTTGGAAACCTATCCATGGAGACACTGGAGAAAGGAATGCTCACACCAAAGAGCAATGTGTGGAGCTTTGGAATTTTTCTTCTGGAATTACTTACCGGAAGAAAGAATCTCGATGGCCACCACCCCAAGGAAGAGAGGAATTTAGTCAAATGGAGCAGACCTTTCTTAGCTGATAATTGTCGTTTATCATTGATCATGGACCCTCAACTCAAAGGCCGCTTTCCATCCAAAGCAGCAAGAACAATAGCCGACATTGCACAAAGATGCCTTCAAAAAGAGCCATCGGATCGACCCACTATGAGAACTGTTGTCGAGCATCTCAAAACGATACAGGATTTGAAGTACTCTTGCAGGTTCTCACTTCAAGAACCGGCACCATTATCTGGAAAAGAAATGTTCAGATCACCGAGTCTGAATGGTATCATATGCCCTGCACCTAGGTTGAGTTACTCTCCTTCGCGACCATCTATAGCCCCGCTAGCTGTTTCGCCTCCGAGATGGTCTGGCGTGCCTGTCCCTCTACCTAGAGCGTGTTCGACTCTCTCTCTGGAAGAGCTTGAAAGGCAAGAAAGCCGGAAGTCATCGTCGTCGGCCTCTAGGAGGGTTAGTGTTGAAGGATTTTTATTGTCTATATaa
- the LOC131625781 gene encoding uncharacterized protein LOC131625781 codes for MEAVNNRKGGVFFLHGYGGGRTAHSKFKIPVPTLDNSTCNIDKDTEHSKLFEATDVIIWDEAPMSHKNCFEALDKTLKDVMSKDGLENTIFGGKVVIFGGDFRKILPVVPRAGRSDIVHASISSSYVWDYFQVLTLTKNMRLQQGRDSTSAHELAEFSKWILDVRDGKICEPNDGLVEIEIPPELLITNFDDPIRAIVDNTYPNLLEKFQDVEFLQGKVILASTIEVVDKINNYVLDLLPGEEKEFLSFDSIDRTDTSYNEAYEVLTPEFLSKLRTSGLPNHKIKLKVGTPIMLMRNLDQADGLSNGTRLIVTRFANHIIEAKIMSGKNIGNIFYIPRMSMSPSDSPWPFKLIRRQFPIIVSYAMTINKSQGQSLDSVGLYLPTPVFSHGQLYVAISRVKTKSGLKILIHDKENAPCSTTTNVVYKEVFQAFC; via the exons atgGAGGCTGTTAACAATCGGAAGGGAGGTGTGTTCTTTTTACATGGTTATGGAG GTGGAAGGACAGCCCACTCAAAGTTTAAAATACCCGTCCCAACACTTGACAACTCAACATGCAACATTGATAAAGACACCGAACATTCAAAACTATTTGAGGCAACAGATGTCATCATATGGGACGAAGCTCCTATGTCTCATAAAAATTGTTTTGAAGCATTGGATAAAACCCTTAAAGATGTCATGAGCAAAGATGGTCTCGAGAATACTATTTTTGGTGGAAAAGTTGTTATTTTTGGAGGTGATTTCAGGAAGATTCTTCCAGTGGTTCCAAGAGCAGGGCGTTCTGATATCGTCCATGCTTCAATTAGCTCATCTTATGTGTGGGATTATTTTCAGGTTTTAACACTGACCAAAAATATGAGACTCCAACAAGGAAGAGATAGTACAAGTGCCCATGAACTTGCAGAATTTTCAAAATGGATTTTAGATGTGAGGGATGGTAAGATTTGTGAACCAAATGATGGATTGGTTGAAATAGAAATACCTCCAGAGTTATTAATAACAAATTTTGATGATCCTATAAGGGCAATTGTTGATAACACATATCCCAATTTGTTGGAAAAATTTCAAGATGTTGAATTCTTACAAGGAAAGGTTATTCTTGCTTCAACAATTGAAGTTGTCGACAAAATCAATAATTATGTATTAGACTTGCTACCAG GAGAAGAGAAGGAGTTTTTGAGTTTTGACTCCATTGATAGAACAGATACAAGTTATAATGAAGCTTATGAAGTTCTAACTCCTGAATTTCTAAGTAAGTTAAGAACATCAGGCCTTCCAAATCATAAAATCAAATTGAAGGTTGGTACCCCTATTATGCTGATGAGAAATTTGGACCAAGCTGATGGATTGTCCAATGGAACAAGACTAATTGTCACAAGGTTTGCAAATCATATCATAGAGGCAAAAATCATGTCTGGTAAGAACATAGGTAACATTTTTTACATTCCACGAATGTCTATGTCACCTTCTGATTCACCTTGGCCATTCAAGTTGATTAGGAGACAATTTCCGATAATTGTTTCCTATGCAATGACTATTAATAAATCTCAAGGCCAGTCTCTTGATAGTGTTGGATTGTACTTGCCTACTCCTGTCTTTAGTCATGGTCAATTATATGTTGCAATTTCAAGAGTTAAGACCAAAAGTGGCCTGAAAATATTAATTCATGACAAGGAGAATGCACCGTGTTCGACTACTACAAATGTTGTATACAAGGAGGTCTTCCAAGCATTTTGTTAG